Proteins found in one Trichoplusia ni isolate ovarian cell line Hi5 chromosome 14, tn1, whole genome shotgun sequence genomic segment:
- the LOC113500480 gene encoding coiled-coil domain-containing protein 12, producing the protein MVIMDTAEGVGSLEDQALKRKERLKNLKRKNTTSENTPSDTPSQIVPLPKPKFRSYKPQDETLQEAKIEDAVPAAVEAEVKDLLEAGKEKIVLQDLDISSLAPRKPDWDLKRDVAKKLEKLERRTQKAIAELIWERLKQGNEDNLGAIVTMTQSKLVEED; encoded by the exons ATGGTTATTATGGATACTGCTGAGGGTGTTGGTAGCCTAGAAGATCAAGCACTAAAAAGGAAGGAAcgtttaaaaaaccttaaacGTAAAAATACGACCAGTGAAAACACTCCTAGTGACACACCGAGTCAAATCGTACCACTGCCCAA GCCTAAGTTCAGAAGTTACAAGCCCCAGGATGAGACCCTTCAAGAAGCTAAAATAGAAGATGCTGTCCCAGCCGCTGTTGAAGCTGAAGTCAAAGATTTATTAGAGGCTGGCAAAGAAAAG ATAGTGTTACAAGATCTGGACATATCAAGTTTAGCTCCACGGAAACCAGACTGGGATCTCAAGAGAGATGTCGCCAAGAAATTAGAAAAGTTAGAAAGGAGAACACAAAAAGCAATAGCCGAATTAATATGGGAGAGATTGAAACAAGGTAATGAAGATAATCTAGGAGCAATCGTAACAATGACACAGAGCAAACTGGTTGAGGAGGACTAA
- the LOC113500576 gene encoding transcription factor SPT20 homolog, whose amino-acid sequence MRPTLALIFICLFSACIAEETTTDGYNDKYNTIEPKPSVRLDPYIRKALLKALSELEESDNSTTGTDSTDGTTSFDSDSFTTGEDIPEAQTDKEGIQIHSFIVNGQSAFANNTNTPAFVDSNISILSTTIGNVESQVTATLPTSAPFPELFQTKETTTNIQQTRSIPSASKTSTDNSASVKKPTFKPLLSTTTTTTTTTTTTTTPKPTHNDDGENIEEVDKRDVQVYQAPLVAAFTVHQDSQGLPKQVIPLYQQHNSQNFAKQMTGVNLASGVLQSQSLGQIIPSVTLNQIPQSDFINQQLVLQKQLEEKQRILEEQLRLLQLQQRQQEELLRKQQYLLQQKDAQRQVLLSNSQKFQAQGSVNNFQVQKNIPQNQFLNHNAPQRPNHGQVSIQPSVPIETSSPVTSQQQLPNREAVDFLIHLHSQQPDQFPLQENHLPQGISNFLQPNPSQNFHQGINFNQVRAVADQFGQQKQNHRVFRHDSGVGNFGINQNYNAFNTFPVPLHSNRFFPVNAQNQYNVDAELKQLLVQNGLNGRNQEDLNIVSKVLSLNHGVSLNNNISNRLPFDSRRHVRPLI is encoded by the exons ATGCGCCCA ACGTTGGCGTTGATCTTCATCTGCCTCTTCTCAGCATGCATAGCTGAAGAGACTACTACCGACGGGTACAATGACAAGTATAACACTATTGAGCCGAAACCATCAGTTAGACTGGATCCATACATAAGGAAAGCCTTACTTAAAGCTCTAAGTGAACTTGAGGAAAGTGATAACTCAACAACGGGGACTGACTCTACTGACGGCACTACGAGTTTCGATTCGGATTCGTTTACTACAGGCGAAGACATTCCTGAGGCTCAAACTGATAAGGAAGGAATACAGATCCATTCCTTCATAGTCAATGGACAATCAGCGTTTGCGAATAACACGAATACACCAGCTTTCGTTGACAGCAATATTTCTATTTTGAGCACTACAATAGGAAATGTCGAAAGTCAAGTAACTGCTACGCTTCCAACATCAGCACCATTCCCTGAATTATTCCAAACTAAAGAGACTACAACAAATATTCAACAAACAAGAAGCATACCAAGCGCTTCCAAGACTAGCACAGATAACAGCGCCTCTGTAAAGAAGCCTACCTTTAAACCTCTACTTTCTACAACCACAACGACAACGACGACTACCACTACGACTACAACACCTAAACCAACGCACAATGACGATGGAGAGAATATTGAAGAAGTAGATAAACGGGACGTGCAAGTTTACCAGGCTCCGCTTGTTGCAGCATTTACGGTTCATCAAGATTCTCAAGGATTACCCAAACAAGTTATACCTCTTTACCAACAACATAACTCCCAAAACTTTGCTAAACAAATGACTGGAGTAAACTTGGCATCTGGAGTATTGCAATCTCAGTCACTTGGACAAATAATTCCAAGTGTAACTTTGAATCAAATACCCCAGTCAGATTTCATTAATCAGCAGTTAGTCTTACAGAAACAGCTGGAAGAAAAACAAAGGATACTTGAAGAACAACTTCGTCTCTTGCAACTTCAACAAAGGCAGCAAGAAGAATTGTTGCGAAAACAACAATATCTTTTACAACAGAAAGACGCACAACGACAGGTTCTTCTTTCAAATTCTCAAAAGTTCCAAGCGCAAGGTTCCGTAAACAATTTCCAGGTACagaaaaatattccacaaaacCAATTCCTCAATCATAACGCACCTCAACGCCCCAATCACGGACAAGTATCGATTCAGCCAAGCGTTCCTATTGAAACAAGTAGCCCAGTAACAAGTCAACAGCAATTACCTAACCGCGAGGCTGTAGATTTTCTTATTCACTTACACAGCCAGCAGCCCGATCAGTTTCCCTTACAAGAAAATCATTTGCCGCAAGGAATAAGTAACTTCCTCCAACCCAATCCCTCGCAAAACTTCCACCAAGGAATTAACTTCAACCAAGTAAGAGCTGTTGCAGACCAATTCggacaacaaaaacaaaatcaccgTGTGTTCCGTCACGACAGCGGTGTCGGCAACTTTGGCATAAATCAGAACTACAATGCTTTCAATACATTTCCCGTTCCCCTTCACTCAAACCGCTTTTTTCCAGTAAATGCTCAGAATCAATATAATGTAGATGCTGAACTGAAACAACTGCTAGTACAAAATGGGCTGAATGGCAGAAATCAAGAAGACTTAAACATTGTTTCCAAAGTTTTATCTCTGAATCATGGAGTatcattaaataacaatatttcgaACCGATTACCTTTCGACAGCCGAAGACATGTACGACCGCTTATATAA